Proteins from a genomic interval of Streptomyces fodineus:
- a CDS encoding cysteine hydrolase family protein produces the protein MTAGHFAVIDMQRVFADPASPWATPRYADAAAGVRSLLPAFGDRVTFTRFLAPAKPAGAWRAYYDEWPFARRPPDAELWYLSDEFADLAGHVVDATTFGKWTPELAARVGPDDRLVLAGVSTECCVLSTALAAADAGTEVLVVADACAGVDDDSHRKALQIMELYRPLVRVTTVDDLLAEAGP, from the coding sequence ATGACCGCCGGACATTTCGCCGTCATCGACATGCAGCGCGTCTTCGCCGACCCGGCGAGCCCCTGGGCCACCCCCCGGTACGCCGACGCGGCGGCGGGTGTGCGCAGCCTGCTGCCGGCCTTCGGCGACCGCGTCACCTTCACCCGCTTCCTGGCCCCCGCGAAACCGGCCGGCGCCTGGCGTGCCTACTACGACGAATGGCCCTTCGCCCGCCGGCCCCCGGACGCCGAACTCTGGTACCTGTCCGACGAGTTCGCCGACCTGGCCGGCCACGTCGTGGACGCCACCACCTTCGGCAAGTGGACCCCGGAACTCGCCGCCCGCGTCGGCCCGGACGACCGCCTGGTCCTGGCCGGGGTCAGCACCGAATGCTGTGTGCTGTCCACCGCCCTGGCCGCCGCCGATGCCGGCACCGAGGTGCTGGTGGTCGCGGACGCCTGCGCCGGCGTCGACGACGACTCCCACCGCAAGGCCCTGCAGATCATGGAGCTGTACCGGCCGCTCGTCCGGGTCACGACCGTCGACGACCTGCTCGCGGAGGCCGGGCCGTGA
- a CDS encoding SseB family protein gives METPAHNDLPTPAQQALDTLAANAEDPTALDVLAHSDVLVPVPDDAVDGEGADATSVALPVLEQPGGDPVVPVFTTEGEMADLLPFVSRYRLIPLGALASQWPDDDLSLAIDGNSTHALTLTSQGVRTLLAR, from the coding sequence ATGGAGACACCCGCACACAACGACCTGCCGACCCCGGCCCAGCAGGCGCTGGACACGCTGGCCGCGAACGCCGAGGACCCGACCGCGCTGGACGTCCTCGCCCACAGTGACGTGCTCGTCCCCGTGCCGGACGACGCGGTCGACGGGGAGGGCGCCGACGCCACGTCCGTGGCCCTGCCCGTCCTGGAACAGCCCGGAGGCGACCCGGTCGTCCCCGTCTTCACCACGGAGGGCGAGATGGCCGACCTGCTGCCGTTCGTCTCCCGCTACCGCCTCATCCCGCTCGGCGCCCTCGCCTCCCAGTGGCCCGACGATGACCTCTCCCTGGCCATAGACGGCAACTCCACCCACGCCCTGACCCTCACATCACAGGGGGTACGCACGCTGCTGGCCCGATGA
- a CDS encoding purine-cytosine permease family protein encodes MAQPRDPLGLTDGRSSGRPIQVETHGLDVIGDAERKGTPSTLFWPWFGANVSVLGLSYGAFAFGFGISFWQALAAGVLGIVGSFLLCGFIAVAGKRGSAPTMVLSRAAYGVRGNRLPSVISWMLTVGWETVLTALATLATATVFSRLGWGGGTETKVVALIVVAALTVVGGVMGFDLIMRLQTAITVITGVLTIVYIALVADHIHWSTVSALPAGSAQQFIGALVFMMTGFGLGWVNAAADYSRYLPRGSSGRGVIGWTTFGASVAPLLLLVFGLLLAGSSPKLSQAIAADPIGALTTILPTWFLVPFAVVAVLGLVGGAVLDIYSSGLALLSAGLPVPRYLAALLDGVLMITGSVYIVFFAGDFLGQFMGFLTTLGVPIAAWCGIMLADIALRRRDYDDGDLYRPHGRYGDIPLPPLLLTLAATAVGWGLVTNTAASWLTWQGYLLGPLGLGGKTGAWAYANLGVLVALALAFLGTLLPGRGRVRTQEAQAPSPVTDEGVLNP; translated from the coding sequence ATGGCGCAACCGCGGGACCCCCTCGGACTCACCGACGGCAGATCCTCCGGCCGCCCCATACAGGTGGAGACGCACGGACTCGACGTGATCGGGGACGCGGAGCGCAAGGGCACCCCGAGCACGCTGTTCTGGCCCTGGTTCGGGGCGAACGTCTCCGTTCTCGGCCTGAGTTACGGCGCCTTCGCGTTCGGCTTCGGCATCTCCTTCTGGCAGGCCCTCGCCGCCGGCGTGCTCGGCATCGTCGGCTCGTTCCTGCTGTGCGGTTTCATCGCGGTGGCCGGAAAGCGCGGCTCGGCGCCCACCATGGTGCTCAGCCGGGCGGCGTACGGAGTGCGCGGCAACCGGCTGCCGTCGGTGATCTCCTGGATGCTCACCGTCGGCTGGGAGACCGTCCTCACCGCGCTCGCCACGCTGGCCACCGCGACCGTCTTCAGCCGCCTCGGCTGGGGCGGCGGCACCGAGACCAAGGTGGTCGCGCTCATCGTCGTGGCCGCGCTCACCGTCGTCGGCGGAGTCATGGGCTTCGACCTGATCATGCGGCTGCAGACGGCCATCACCGTGATCACGGGTGTCCTCACGATCGTCTACATCGCCCTGGTCGCCGACCACATCCACTGGAGCACCGTCAGTGCCCTCCCGGCCGGTTCCGCGCAGCAGTTCATCGGCGCGCTGGTGTTCATGATGACGGGCTTCGGCCTCGGCTGGGTCAACGCGGCCGCCGACTACTCCCGCTATCTGCCCCGCGGTTCGTCCGGCCGGGGCGTGATCGGCTGGACCACCTTCGGCGCCTCCGTGGCCCCGCTGCTCCTGCTGGTCTTCGGCCTGCTGCTGGCCGGTTCCTCGCCGAAGCTGAGCCAGGCCATCGCGGCCGACCCGATCGGCGCGCTCACCACGATCCTGCCCACCTGGTTCCTGGTGCCGTTCGCCGTGGTCGCCGTCCTGGGTCTGGTCGGCGGCGCCGTCCTGGACATCTACTCCTCGGGCCTGGCCCTGCTCTCCGCCGGCCTGCCGGTGCCCCGCTATCTGGCCGCCCTCCTCGACGGCGTCCTGATGATCACCGGTTCGGTCTACATCGTGTTCTTCGCGGGCGACTTCCTCGGCCAGTTCATGGGCTTCCTCACCACGCTCGGCGTCCCCATCGCCGCCTGGTGCGGCATCATGCTCGCCGACATCGCCCTGCGCCGCCGCGACTACGACGACGGCGACCTCTACCGCCCGCACGGCCGCTACGGCGACATCCCCCTGCCGCCCCTGCTCCTCACCCTCGCCGCCACGGCCGTCGGCTGGGGCCTGGTCACCAACACCGCGGCGAGCTGGCTCACCTGGCAGGGCTACCTCCTCGGTCCGCTGGGCCTCGGCGGCAAGACCGGCGCCTGGGCCTATGCCAACCTCGGCGTCCTGGTCGCGCTGGCCCTCGCCTTCCTCGGCACCCTGCTGCCGGGCCGGGGCCGGGTGCGTACCCAGGAGGCGCAGGCGCCGAGCCCGGTGACCGACGAGGGGGTGCTGAACCCATGA
- a CDS encoding NAD(+)/NADH kinase — protein MTVNRVGLVVHGGRPEALAAAHEVRAWCAEHAVGCADIDVWQEGARHSAREEVDSAGDPDLIVTLGGDGTFLRGARLAAENDALVLGVDLGRVGFLTEVPASAVRAALDAVRAERITVESRMLLTMRASCRLEVPAQMEALLRYGRGPMLPPPRVRAECEMGDEWGVALNVTALNDIVVEKLARDRQVSVGVYLAGRLLASYSADALLVATPTGSTAYSFAAGGPVVSPRTEGLVFTPVAPHMVFNRSVVAAPDEPIALRILERSGQAAVSIDGQLRGVLSPGDWIGVYAAPRRLKAVRLGPTDFYGRLRERMNLTDAPAALADGQAAPLWPVTTPPPDDLAHLALPTAPDDGHRLS, from the coding sequence ATGACGGTCAACCGTGTCGGCCTGGTGGTGCACGGCGGACGCCCCGAGGCCCTGGCGGCCGCCCATGAGGTACGCGCGTGGTGCGCGGAGCACGCCGTGGGGTGCGCCGACATCGACGTGTGGCAGGAGGGCGCGCGGCACAGCGCCCGGGAGGAGGTCGACTCGGCGGGCGACCCCGACCTCATCGTGACCCTCGGCGGCGACGGCACCTTCCTGCGCGGCGCCCGGCTGGCGGCCGAGAACGACGCCCTGGTCCTCGGTGTCGACCTCGGCCGGGTCGGCTTCCTCACCGAGGTCCCCGCCTCGGCGGTGCGCGCGGCGCTGGACGCGGTCCGCGCGGAGCGGATCACCGTGGAGAGCCGGATGCTCCTGACGATGCGGGCGTCATGCCGGCTGGAAGTTCCCGCGCAGATGGAGGCGTTGCTGCGGTACGGCCGCGGCCCGATGCTGCCGCCGCCCCGGGTCCGTGCCGAGTGCGAGATGGGTGACGAGTGGGGCGTCGCGCTGAACGTCACCGCTCTGAACGACATCGTCGTGGAGAAGCTCGCCAGGGACCGTCAGGTGTCGGTGGGCGTCTATCTGGCCGGCCGGCTGCTGGCCTCCTACTCCGCCGACGCCCTGCTGGTGGCCACGCCCACGGGCTCCACCGCCTACAGCTTCGCCGCCGGCGGTCCGGTGGTCTCGCCGCGCACGGAGGGCCTGGTGTTCACCCCCGTCGCCCCGCACATGGTGTTCAACCGCTCGGTGGTCGCCGCCCCCGACGAACCCATCGCGCTACGGATCCTCGAACGCTCGGGCCAGGCCGCCGTCAGCATCGACGGCCAGCTGCGCGGAGTGCTGAGCCCCGGGGACTGGATCGGCGTGTACGCCGCACCACGCCGGCTCAAGGCCGTACGGCTGGGCCCGACGGACTTCTACGGCCGGCTGCGCGAGCGCATGAACCTCACCGACGCACCGGCCGCACTCGCCGACGGGCAGGCCGCTCCCCTTTGGCCGGTGACCACGCCCCCGCCCGACGACCTGGCCCACCTCGCGCTGCCGACGGCTCCCGACGACGGGCATCGGCTGTCCTGA
- a CDS encoding GntR family transcriptional regulator, producing the protein MTGVPLKHQRISRILAREIRDGSRRAGERLPGEHALAQRFGVSRTTIRAALAELSEEGLITTRTGKGSYVLFDGRPPDDRLGWARAPDPQGVDTTVRTRAVRETHDKALATELGLEKDVFVCVERTRELAADGTVVSYERSFLPPVPGIRELPARGLGQDSLTELLLRAGLRPDHGEQRIGGRPVDAREAELLRRAPGDWFLETRRTSRAADGSFVEHVVSLLDPGHFQLTLTFG; encoded by the coding sequence GTGACCGGCGTCCCGCTCAAGCACCAGCGGATCAGCCGGATCCTCGCCCGGGAGATCCGCGACGGCAGCCGCCGGGCCGGCGAGCGGCTGCCCGGCGAACACGCCCTCGCCCAGCGGTTCGGCGTCAGCCGTACGACCATCCGCGCGGCCCTCGCCGAACTGTCCGAGGAGGGCCTGATCACCACCCGCACCGGCAAGGGCTCCTACGTCCTCTTCGACGGCCGCCCGCCGGACGACCGGCTCGGCTGGGCCCGCGCGCCGGACCCGCAGGGCGTGGACACCACCGTACGGACCCGCGCCGTACGTGAGACGCACGACAAGGCCCTCGCCACCGAACTCGGCCTGGAGAAGGACGTGTTCGTCTGCGTGGAGCGGACCCGCGAGCTCGCCGCGGACGGCACCGTGGTGTCGTACGAGCGCAGCTTTCTGCCGCCGGTGCCCGGGATCCGCGAGCTGCCCGCCCGCGGCCTCGGCCAGGACTCGCTCACCGAACTGCTGCTGCGCGCCGGGCTGCGGCCCGACCACGGGGAGCAGCGGATCGGCGGGCGGCCGGTGGACGCCCGGGAGGCGGAGCTGCTGCGGCGCGCGCCGGGCGACTGGTTCCTCGAGACGCGGCGCACCAGCCGGGCGGCCGACGGCTCCTTCGTCGAGCACGTCGTCAGCCTGCTCGACCCCGGCCACTTCCAGCTGACCCTCACCTTCGGCTGA